One Bos javanicus breed banteng chromosome 9, ARS-OSU_banteng_1.0, whole genome shotgun sequence DNA window includes the following coding sequences:
- the LOC133253691 gene encoding cytochrome c oxidase subunit 7A2, mitochondrial — MLRNLLALRQIAKRTISTSSRRQFENKVPEKQKLFQEDNGIPVHLKGGIADALLYRATMILTVGGTAYAMYELAVASFPKKQD, encoded by the exons ATGCTACGGAATCTTCTG gctCTCCGTCAGATTGCTAAGAGGACCATAAGTACTTCTTCACGCAGGCAGTTTGAAAATAAGGttccagagaaacaaaagctgTTTCAG GAggataatggaattccagtgcaTCTGAAGGGTGGGATAGCTGATGCCCTCCTGTATAGAGCCACCATGATTCTTACAGTTGGTG gAACGGCATATGCCATGTATGAACTGGCTGTGGCTTCATTTCCCAAGAAGCAGGATTGA